In one window of Frigoriglobus tundricola DNA:
- the floA gene encoding flotillin-like protein FloA (flotillin-like protein involved in membrane lipid rafts), with protein sequence MIIIVVALVAVLIFVVFLFLFFSFIRLWIQALLTKADIGIGSLIGMKLRNVDYAMIVRQKIALIQAGVKVTTGELESHFLARGNVPKTATAVIAAHKAGLDLPWRTAAAIDLAGRDVLEAVRTSVNPKVIDCPDPGKGKQFLDAVCRNGIQLLAKARVTVRTKLERLVGGATEETIIARVGEGIVKAIGSAHDHKEVLANPGMISQTVLHNALDAQTAYEIVSIDIAHIEVGENIGAKLQAEQAAADLRVAQAEAEKRRAAAVAREQEMRALVEENRAKVVEAEAQVPQAIADAFEKGHLGVMDFYNMKNVQSDTLMRNNIATMTGGAEGQSGSGR encoded by the coding sequence ATCATCATCATCGTTGTGGCGCTGGTCGCCGTCCTCATCTTCGTTGTGTTCCTGTTCCTGTTCTTCAGTTTCATCCGGCTGTGGATCCAGGCCCTCTTGACCAAGGCCGACATCGGCATCGGCAGCCTGATCGGTATGAAGCTGCGGAACGTCGATTACGCGATGATCGTGCGGCAGAAGATCGCCCTCATCCAGGCCGGGGTGAAGGTGACCACCGGCGAACTGGAGAGCCACTTCCTGGCCCGCGGCAACGTGCCCAAGACCGCGACCGCCGTGATCGCGGCGCACAAGGCGGGCCTGGACCTGCCGTGGCGCACCGCCGCCGCCATCGACCTCGCCGGCCGCGACGTGCTCGAAGCGGTGCGCACCAGTGTGAACCCGAAGGTGATCGACTGCCCCGACCCCGGCAAGGGCAAGCAGTTCCTCGACGCCGTGTGCCGCAACGGCATCCAGTTGCTCGCCAAGGCCCGGGTGACCGTGCGCACCAAGCTGGAGCGGCTCGTCGGCGGGGCGACCGAAGAGACCATCATCGCCCGCGTCGGCGAGGGCATCGTGAAGGCGATCGGGTCGGCGCACGACCACAAGGAGGTGCTCGCCAACCCCGGCATGATCTCGCAAACGGTGCTCCACAACGCGCTCGACGCGCAGACCGCCTACGAGATCGTGTCCATCGACATCGCCCACATCGAAGTCGGCGAGAACATCGGCGCGAAGCTGCAAGCGGAGCAGGCGGCGGCGGACCTGCGCGTCGCCCAGGCCGAGGCCGAGAAGCGCCGGGCCGCGGCCGTGGCCCGGGAGCAGGAGATGCGGGCGCTCGTGGAAGAGAACCGGGCGAAGGTCGTGGAGGCCGAGGCCCAGGTGCCGCAGGCCATCGCCGACGCGTTCGAGAAGGGGCACCTGGGCGTGATGGACTTTTACAACATGAAGAACGTGCAGTCCGACACGCTGATGCGCAACAACATCGCCACCATGACCGGCGGGGCCGAGGGCCAGTCCGGGTCGGGGCGCTAG
- a CDS encoding NfeD family protein: MHLTVSRWFGPLVAVACLLASAAASSAQEVGDAMFVTVQNPITSETVARIKQQVDPRANEANRQRRVDTIVFDFNPDGKPAATDEFGPCYELAKYIGSGALQGRRTVAFVHAPVAGHTVLPVLACVERVIGKAGVIGPVVGDVVQKLSPVEQAGYKERFPSRDRWAIVQKMFDPGVRLVSGTLRDGADKVTVYADARDEDAMTRVAGAAPVQGVQDGTVAGYTAAQARALGLAQARADSRPEVAEVFGLPASSVRDDPLQGRSPDAYQWVLKGDVDGAMRESLNRVVRDVRKKKGNVLVLVLNCGGTDLDTARGLAEDLIKAQTGEDAVQVIAFVPETAPDAAAVVALGCSEIVMTRPADGAEGKEADIGNFERYLKSAKPAAVEAQRQSLRKLAEDQGYPGVLIDGMLTRDLEIVRATAQGNAKKTKLMTRAEFDTELKANPGAWAEAPKVVKPKGVPFHPGATVAAELGLARFVVPTTNPNDVCKIYGASAAKSPDPGWLDKFAEFLKIPAVTIILVMVGFIGLILELKVPGLTVPGITAALCFILVFWSQSRFSGEMFVLALLLFLLGLALVGIEIFVLPGFGACGICGILCMLAGLGLVTLDKVPTDTGEWVRFGVRISTYLFAMMGAMVLAFVIAKFLPQVPYANRMMLTPPTDTPSAGEMDLPGASAALELLGAIGTATTALRPAGVVRFGDKFVDVVSDGGFIPSGTRVQVITVEGTRIVVKEV; this comes from the coding sequence ATGCACCTCACGGTCAGCCGCTGGTTCGGCCCACTTGTCGCCGTTGCCTGCCTGCTCGCGTCCGCCGCCGCCTCGTCCGCCCAAGAGGTCGGCGACGCGATGTTCGTCACCGTACAGAACCCGATCACCAGCGAAACGGTCGCCCGGATCAAACAGCAGGTCGACCCCCGCGCGAACGAGGCCAACCGGCAGCGGCGGGTGGACACGATCGTGTTCGACTTCAACCCGGACGGCAAGCCGGCCGCGACCGACGAGTTCGGGCCGTGTTACGAACTCGCCAAGTACATCGGGAGCGGGGCGCTCCAGGGCCGGCGGACGGTCGCGTTCGTCCACGCCCCGGTCGCCGGGCACACCGTTCTGCCGGTGCTCGCGTGCGTGGAGCGCGTGATCGGGAAGGCCGGGGTGATCGGTCCGGTCGTGGGCGACGTCGTCCAGAAGCTCTCGCCCGTCGAGCAGGCCGGTTACAAGGAACGGTTCCCCTCCCGCGACCGGTGGGCCATCGTCCAGAAGATGTTCGATCCCGGCGTGCGGCTGGTGAGCGGCACCCTCCGGGACGGTGCCGACAAGGTGACCGTCTACGCCGACGCGCGGGACGAGGACGCGATGACGCGCGTCGCGGGCGCCGCCCCCGTGCAGGGCGTACAGGACGGCACGGTCGCCGGCTACACGGCGGCGCAGGCGCGGGCCCTGGGGCTGGCCCAGGCCCGCGCCGACTCGCGCCCGGAAGTGGCCGAGGTGTTCGGCCTCCCGGCGTCGAGCGTCCGCGACGACCCGCTCCAGGGGCGCAGTCCCGACGCCTACCAGTGGGTGCTCAAGGGCGACGTGGACGGGGCGATGCGCGAGTCGCTCAACCGCGTCGTCCGCGACGTGCGGAAAAAGAAGGGGAACGTGCTCGTCCTGGTGCTCAACTGCGGCGGCACCGATCTGGACACGGCCCGCGGTCTGGCCGAAGACCTCATCAAAGCGCAGACCGGCGAGGACGCGGTGCAGGTGATCGCGTTCGTGCCCGAGACCGCCCCCGACGCGGCCGCGGTCGTCGCCCTGGGCTGCTCGGAAATCGTGATGACCCGGCCCGCGGACGGGGCGGAGGGGAAGGAGGCCGACATCGGCAACTTCGAGCGGTACCTCAAGTCCGCCAAGCCCGCCGCCGTCGAGGCCCAGCGCCAGAGCCTCCGCAAGCTGGCCGAGGACCAGGGCTACCCCGGGGTGCTCATCGACGGCATGCTCACGCGCGACCTGGAGATCGTCCGCGCGACCGCCCAGGGCAACGCCAAGAAGACGAAACTGATGACGCGCGCCGAGTTCGACACGGAGCTGAAGGCCAACCCCGGCGCGTGGGCCGAGGCGCCGAAGGTCGTCAAGCCGAAGGGCGTGCCGTTCCACCCCGGCGCGACGGTCGCCGCCGAGCTCGGTCTCGCCCGGTTCGTGGTGCCGACAACGAACCCCAACGACGTGTGCAAGATTTACGGCGCGAGCGCCGCGAAGAGCCCCGACCCCGGCTGGCTCGACAAGTTCGCAGAGTTTCTGAAGATCCCCGCGGTCACCATCATCCTGGTCATGGTCGGGTTCATCGGCCTGATCCTGGAACTGAAGGTGCCGGGGCTGACGGTGCCCGGCATCACGGCCGCCCTGTGCTTCATCCTCGTGTTCTGGTCGCAGTCGCGGTTCAGCGGCGAGATGTTCGTGCTGGCGCTGCTCCTGTTCCTGCTGGGGCTCGCGCTGGTGGGGATCGAGATCTTCGTGCTGCCCGGGTTCGGCGCGTGCGGGATATGCGGTATCCTCTGCATGCTGGCCGGGCTGGGGCTCGTGACGCTGGACAAGGTCCCGACGGACACCGGCGAGTGGGTCCGGTTCGGGGTGCGGATCTCGACGTACCTGTTCGCCATGATGGGCGCGATGGTGCTGGCGTTCGTGATCGCCAAGTTCCTCCCGCAGGTGCCGTACGCCAACCGGATGATGCTGACCCCGCCGACCGACACGCCGAGCGCCGGCGAAATGGACCTGCCGGGCGCGAGCGCGGCGCTGGAACTGCTCGGGGCCATCGGCACCGCCACCACCGCCCTGCGCCCGGCCGGGGTGGTGCGGTTCGGCGACAAGTTCGTGGACGTCGTCTCCGACGGCGGGTTCATCCCCTCGGGCACCCGGGTTCAGGTCATCACCGTCGAGGGGACGCGGATCGTCGTAAAAGAAGTGTGA
- a CDS encoding NfeD family protein: protein MDYLTVALILIGLGALLLVAEILVPTGGVLVVGALLFFALGVGTILYYGSTLEGVVAIAGLAVGLPAAGFAATAAWRRMSLDTALDDPVGQQPAPGAETTGLKGRTGKTVSPLRPSGSVEFDGKRVDAMTEGMMLDAGVWVRCVEVRRGQVIVRRMEEPADVADIDPTGTGAPPAEPKAAPPPSERPRAAEPKAPRDDFDDFDIGLDKT from the coding sequence ATGGACTACCTGACCGTCGCCCTCATACTGATCGGACTCGGGGCGCTCCTGCTGGTCGCGGAGATCTTGGTGCCGACCGGCGGGGTTCTGGTCGTGGGCGCGTTGTTGTTCTTCGCACTGGGTGTGGGTACCATCCTGTACTACGGCTCGACACTGGAAGGCGTCGTCGCCATCGCCGGGCTGGCGGTCGGGTTGCCGGCGGCGGGGTTCGCGGCCACGGCCGCCTGGCGGCGGATGTCGCTGGACACCGCCCTCGATGACCCGGTCGGACAACAACCCGCGCCCGGGGCCGAAACGACCGGGCTGAAGGGCCGCACCGGCAAGACGGTCTCCCCCCTGCGCCCGTCCGGCTCCGTCGAGTTCGACGGCAAGCGGGTGGACGCGATGACCGAGGGGATGATGCTCGACGCGGGCGTGTGGGTGCGGTGCGTGGAGGTCCGCCGCGGACAGGTGATCGTCCGCCGGATGGAAGAACCGGCCGACGTGGCGGACATCGACCCGACCGGGACCGGCGCCCCGCCGGCCGAACCGAAAGCCGCGCCACCACCGAGCGAACGCCCCCGGGCGGCCGAGCCGAAAGCGCCGCGCGACGACTTCGACGACTTCGACATCGGCCTCGACAAGACGTGA
- a CDS encoding fatty acid desaturase family protein: MPSRIDRAPTLSAPAVADPRPKFPKDEAGFMTELRRRADAYFAETGRSERDCWRMYLKTAVILAWLATSYALLVFAAPTVWLAAPLSISLAFAISAVGFSIQHDGGHHAYSRFAWVNRLAALSLDLIGASSYLWRWKHVVYHHTYPNVDGQDTDIDVGFVARLAPQQRRRWFHRWQHLYLWPLYGLTASVWHLYGDFRDVITGQIGAHRIPRPKGWDLVVFLVGKLVSIGLLLGVPMCVHSWWVVFTFYMVVTAVVGVVLTVVFQLAHCVGEAEFPEPIDGGRRMEGAWAVHQVRTTVDFARQSRVLCWLLGGLNFQVVHHLFPRVCHIHYPALSRIVEATCRDFGVRYSAHQTFLAGIVSHFRWLRDLGRPQAIPT; this comes from the coding sequence ATGCCTTCGCGAATCGACCGCGCCCCCACCCTCTCCGCGCCGGCGGTTGCCGACCCGAGGCCGAAGTTCCCCAAGGACGAAGCGGGGTTCATGACCGAGTTGCGGCGCCGGGCCGACGCGTACTTCGCGGAGACCGGCCGGAGCGAACGCGACTGCTGGCGGATGTACCTGAAGACGGCCGTCATCCTCGCCTGGCTCGCGACCTCTTACGCCCTCCTGGTGTTCGCCGCGCCGACGGTGTGGCTCGCCGCGCCGCTCTCGATCTCGCTGGCGTTCGCCATTTCGGCAGTAGGGTTCAGCATCCAGCACGACGGTGGCCACCACGCGTACTCCCGGTTCGCGTGGGTGAACCGACTGGCCGCGCTGTCGCTCGACCTGATCGGCGCCAGCTCGTACCTGTGGCGGTGGAAGCACGTCGTCTACCACCACACGTACCCGAACGTGGACGGGCAGGACACGGACATTGACGTCGGGTTCGTCGCCCGGCTGGCCCCGCAGCAGCGGCGCCGCTGGTTCCACCGGTGGCAGCACCTGTACCTGTGGCCCTTGTACGGACTGACCGCGTCCGTCTGGCACCTGTACGGCGACTTCCGCGACGTGATCACGGGCCAGATCGGGGCGCACCGCATCCCGCGCCCGAAGGGGTGGGATCTTGTCGTCTTCCTCGTCGGCAAACTGGTGTCCATCGGGCTGCTCCTGGGCGTGCCGATGTGCGTCCACTCGTGGTGGGTGGTGTTCACGTTCTACATGGTGGTGACGGCGGTGGTGGGGGTGGTGCTGACGGTCGTGTTCCAACTGGCCCACTGCGTCGGCGAGGCCGAGTTCCCGGAGCCGATCGACGGCGGGCGGCGAATGGAAGGCGCCTGGGCGGTCCACCAGGTCCGCACCACGGTGGACTTCGCCCGCCAGAGCCGCGTACTGTGCTGGCTCCTGGGCGGCCTGAACTTCCAGGTCGTCCACCACCTGTTCCCGCGCGTGTGTCACATCCACTACCCGGCGCTGTCACGCATCGTCGAGGCGACGTGCCGCGATTTCGGGGTCCGGTACTCGGCGCACCAGACGTTCCTGGCCGGTATCGTCTCGCACTTCCGCTGGCTGCGCGATCTCGGTCGCCCGCAAGCCATCCCGACCTGA